The following proteins are encoded in a genomic region of Protaetiibacter sp. SSC-01:
- a CDS encoding type III polyketide synthase produces MTARILAIETATPPAVLSQERARDVLLAQPGLSRLGSRLIATAFDSSGIDTRATVVESLVTGGDDELLEEGGRIRPASTGERNALYARHAAPLAVEAGGRALAAAGVDPSEVTHVVTASCTGFVSPGPDLALVQELGLRTGTARLHVGFMGCSAAFPALRTADAICRADPDAVVLIVCVELCTLHLKATDDPEQIVAMSLFADGAAAAVVAARPATRRSLAIEGFLTGVLPDSIDEMRWTIGDGGFLMRLSSRVPGIIGRSIREAIAPLVPEGADAVGGWAVHPGGRSIVDHVQDALELPDAAMRHSRGVLADHGNMSSPTVLFVLRRLLAEQSDGSVCAMAFGPGLTLEAARLRVEPPSRADGEAA; encoded by the coding sequence GTGACGGCGCGCATCCTGGCGATCGAGACGGCGACACCGCCCGCCGTCCTCTCCCAGGAGCGCGCCCGCGACGTGCTGCTCGCCCAGCCGGGGCTCTCGCGCCTCGGCTCCCGTCTCATCGCGACTGCCTTCGACTCCTCGGGCATCGACACCCGCGCGACGGTCGTCGAGTCTCTCGTCACGGGAGGCGACGACGAGCTGCTCGAGGAGGGAGGCCGCATCCGCCCCGCGTCGACGGGGGAGCGCAACGCCCTCTACGCGCGTCACGCCGCCCCGCTCGCGGTCGAGGCCGGCGGGCGTGCGCTCGCGGCCGCGGGCGTCGACCCCTCGGAGGTCACCCATGTCGTGACGGCGTCGTGCACGGGCTTCGTCTCGCCCGGCCCCGACCTCGCGCTCGTGCAGGAGCTCGGCCTCCGCACGGGCACCGCGCGCCTGCATGTGGGCTTCATGGGATGCTCGGCCGCGTTCCCCGCGCTGCGCACGGCCGACGCGATCTGCCGTGCCGATCCGGATGCGGTCGTGCTCATCGTGTGCGTCGAGCTCTGCACGCTCCACCTCAAGGCCACCGACGACCCCGAGCAGATCGTGGCGATGTCGCTCTTCGCCGACGGCGCCGCCGCGGCGGTCGTCGCCGCGCGGCCCGCGACGAGGCGGTCGCTCGCGATCGAGGGCTTCCTCACGGGTGTGCTGCCCGACTCCATCGACGAGATGCGCTGGACGATCGGCGACGGCGGCTTCCTCATGCGCCTCTCGAGCAGGGTGCCCGGCATCATCGGCCGCAGCATCCGCGAGGCGATCGCGCCGCTCGTGCCCGAGGGGGCGGATGCCGTGGGCGGCTGGGCCGTGCACCCCGGCGGCCGCAGCATCGTCGACCACGTGCAGGACGCCCTCGAGCTGCCGGATGCCGCGATGCGGCACTCGCGCGGCGTGCTCGCCGACCACGGCAACATGTCGAGCCCGACGGTGCTCTTCGTGCTGCGACGGCTGCTCGCCGAGCAGTCGGACGGCTCGGTGTGCGCGATGGCGTTCGGACCGGGCCTCACGCTCGAGGCGGCGCGGCTGCGCGTCGAGCCCCCTTCCCGCGCAGACGGGGAGGCCGCATGA
- a CDS encoding methyltransferase domain-containing protein — translation MTALRERETEAREWMDDPACDLRLLENTYRQFRVVNRALAGWGGIYRRRIRPLLSAERPFRLLDIGSGGGDVARALAGWARRDGVRLEVTATDPDPRAHDFASRTPDPDVVLLAESTSELVARGERFDLAVSNHVLHHLDDELPGFLADSEALAPRALHNDIRRSRAALALYTIATRPIASRSFLYDDGRLSIRRSYTADELRAVAPGGWRVEPAEPFRLLLLRGMGEA, via the coding sequence ATGACGGCCCTCCGCGAGCGCGAGACGGAGGCGCGCGAGTGGATGGACGACCCCGCGTGCGACCTGCGGCTGCTCGAGAACACCTACCGGCAGTTCCGCGTCGTCAACCGCGCGCTCGCGGGCTGGGGCGGTATCTACCGGCGCCGCATCCGTCCGCTGCTCTCGGCCGAGCGTCCCTTCCGGCTGCTCGACATCGGCTCGGGCGGCGGCGACGTCGCACGTGCGCTCGCCGGGTGGGCGCGGCGCGACGGCGTGCGGCTCGAGGTCACGGCGACCGACCCCGACCCGCGCGCGCACGACTTCGCATCCCGCACCCCCGATCCGGATGTCGTGCTGCTCGCCGAGTCGACCTCCGAGCTCGTCGCGCGCGGCGAGCGCTTCGACCTCGCCGTCTCGAACCACGTGCTGCACCACCTCGACGACGAGCTGCCGGGCTTCCTCGCCGACAGCGAGGCGCTCGCTCCGCGCGCGCTGCACAACGACATCCGCCGCTCCCGCGCGGCGCTCGCGCTCTACACGATCGCGACGCGGCCCATCGCCTCGCGGTCGTTCCTCTACGACGACGGGCGGCTCTCGATCCGGCGCAGCTACACGGCCGACGAGCTGCGGGCCGTCGCCCCGGGCGGATGGCGGGTCGAGCCCGCGGAGCCGTTCCGCCTGCTGCTCCTGCGCGGGATGGGCGAGGCATGA
- a CDS encoding nitroreductase family protein yields the protein MDFLDVVRRRKTTNGPLDPRPVSEEHQRLLMEVASRAPSQLNSQPWRFVLVEERETIETIARISGESMTEAMSNGTFFERYKPYFRFSKEEMAEKRSGMLFDKLPAPLRPFTSQVFTKRGQKLMNTMRVPQLLGEENRKLVAGAPLLLGVMLDRSEYRPGELSSFYSVFSMGAAMENVWLTTTMLGMGIQFISFPMEVPGRWDEIVRLLEVPDELELMAVYRLGYLPESDKRPAIDWTSHERKLPSQYVFRGTCSTPETRWDEPPADAAQTDAAPAG from the coding sequence ATGGACTTCCTGGACGTGGTGCGCCGCCGCAAGACGACGAACGGACCGCTCGACCCACGGCCCGTCTCCGAGGAGCACCAGCGGCTGCTCATGGAGGTCGCGAGCCGCGCGCCCTCCCAGCTCAACAGCCAGCCGTGGCGCTTCGTGCTCGTCGAGGAGCGCGAGACGATCGAGACGATCGCGCGCATCAGCGGCGAGTCGATGACCGAGGCGATGTCGAACGGCACCTTCTTCGAGCGCTACAAGCCGTACTTCCGGTTCAGCAAGGAGGAGATGGCCGAGAAGCGCAGCGGGATGCTGTTCGACAAGCTCCCCGCGCCGCTGCGGCCCTTCACGAGCCAGGTGTTCACGAAGCGCGGGCAGAAGCTCATGAACACGATGCGCGTGCCGCAGCTGCTCGGCGAGGAGAACCGCAAGCTCGTCGCGGGCGCGCCCCTCCTGCTCGGGGTCATGCTCGACCGCTCCGAGTACCGGCCGGGGGAGCTGTCGTCGTTCTACTCGGTGTTCTCGATGGGCGCCGCGATGGAGAACGTGTGGCTCACGACGACGATGCTCGGCATGGGCATCCAGTTCATCTCCTTCCCCATGGAGGTGCCCGGTCGCTGGGACGAGATCGTGCGCCTGCTCGAGGTGCCCGACGAGCTCGAGCTCATGGCCGTCTACCGGCTCGGCTACCTGCCCGAGTCGGACAAGCGGCCCGCGATCGACTGGACGAGCCACGAACGCAAGCTGCCGTCGCAGTACGTCTTCCGGGGCACGTGCAGCACGCCCGAGACGCGCTGGGACGAGCCGCCGGCGGATGCGGCCCAGACGGATGCGGCGCCCGCCGGCTGA
- the rplS gene encoding 50S ribosomal protein L19, producing the protein MHILDDVDAASLRSDIPEFRPGDTVKVHVNIIEGSRSRIQVFQGVVIARANEGVRETFTVRKVSFQVGVERTFPVHSPVIDHIEVVTRGDVRRAKLYYLRELRGKKAKIKERREA; encoded by the coding sequence ATGCACATCCTCGACGACGTCGACGCCGCCTCGCTGCGTTCCGACATCCCCGAGTTCCGCCCCGGCGACACCGTCAAGGTGCACGTCAACATCATCGAGGGCAGCCGCTCGCGTATCCAGGTGTTCCAGGGCGTCGTGATCGCCCGTGCCAACGAGGGCGTGCGCGAGACCTTCACGGTCCGCAAGGTCAGCTTCCAGGTCGGCGTCGAGCGCACCTTCCCGGTGCACTCGCCGGTCATCGACCACATCGAGGTCGTCACCCGCGGTGACGTCCGTCGCGCCAAGCTCTACTACCTCCGCGAGCTCCGCGGCAAGAAGGCGAAGATCAAGGAGCGTCGCGAGGCCTGA
- the lepB gene encoding signal peptidase I: protein MSEDTQARADETPADDAEKAVGESAEKDASDKRKKGFALFLRDVVVIVLAAIVISFLIKTFLIRSFYIPSESMESTLLVNDRIIVNQLVPELTPVSRGDVVVFTDPGGWLDPVFEPPKDPVTGFFEWLGSIVGLTAPDSNDHLIKRVIGLPGDHVVCCDDFGRMSVNGVPLDESDYVKLPDGVTRVSRDDFDVTVPEGSLWVMGDNRWNSRDSRYNRDKPGNGFVPRDNVVGRAILISWPVDRWTWLDNYPVVFDGVESGTPAPTPEPDDADEEPDTEGADG from the coding sequence ATGAGCGAGGACACCCAGGCGCGCGCGGACGAGACGCCCGCGGACGACGCGGAGAAGGCCGTCGGCGAGTCGGCCGAGAAGGACGCCTCCGACAAGCGCAAGAAGGGCTTCGCGCTCTTCCTCCGCGACGTCGTCGTCATCGTGCTCGCGGCGATCGTCATCTCCTTCCTCATCAAGACGTTCCTCATCCGGTCGTTCTACATTCCGTCGGAGTCGATGGAGAGCACGCTGCTCGTGAACGACCGCATCATCGTCAACCAGCTCGTGCCCGAGCTCACGCCCGTCTCGCGCGGCGACGTCGTCGTGTTCACCGACCCCGGCGGCTGGCTCGACCCCGTGTTCGAGCCCCCGAAGGACCCGGTCACGGGCTTCTTCGAGTGGCTGGGCTCGATCGTGGGCCTCACGGCGCCCGACTCGAACGACCACCTCATCAAGCGCGTCATCGGGCTGCCCGGCGACCACGTCGTGTGCTGCGACGACTTCGGGCGCATGTCGGTCAACGGCGTGCCGCTCGACGAGTCCGACTACGTGAAGCTGCCCGACGGCGTGACGCGCGTCTCGCGTGACGACTTCGACGTGACGGTGCCCGAGGGCTCGCTGTGGGTCATGGGCGACAACCGCTGGAACTCGCGCGACTCCCGCTACAACCGCGACAAGCCGGGCAACGGCTTCGTTCCGCGCGACAACGTCGTGGGCCGCGCGATCCTCATCTCGTGGCCCGTCGACCGCTGGACGTGGCTCGACAACTACCCCGTCGTTTTCGACGGCGTCGAGAGCGGCACGCCCGCCCCGACACCCGAGCCCGATGATGCGGACGAGGAGCCCGACACGGAGGGCGCGGACGGATGA
- a CDS encoding ribonuclease HII has translation MTAADPTLRMERGLFRDGAALVIGVDEVGRGAIAGPVAVGLGVFLPDVKRMPKGLRDSKLLSEQRREELHPEVLAWAPHSAVGLASNAEVDTLGIIAGLGLAAVRGIEALVAAGVPVEAAVVVLDGSHDWLTPALADCPDTSRPRVVTRVKADRDCASVAAASVLAKVHRDRLMIDADGVHPGYEWTSNKGYASATHYAAIDRLGASALHRWSWLKQPALF, from the coding sequence ATGACGGCCGCCGATCCGACGCTGCGGATGGAGCGCGGGCTCTTCCGCGACGGAGCGGCGCTCGTGATCGGCGTCGACGAGGTGGGCCGCGGTGCCATCGCGGGTCCCGTCGCCGTCGGCCTCGGCGTCTTCCTGCCCGACGTGAAGCGGATGCCGAAGGGGCTCCGCGACTCGAAGCTGCTCTCGGAGCAGCGGCGTGAGGAGCTGCACCCCGAGGTGCTCGCGTGGGCGCCGCACTCGGCCGTCGGCCTCGCGAGCAACGCGGAGGTCGACACGCTCGGCATCATCGCGGGCCTCGGCCTCGCGGCCGTGCGCGGCATCGAGGCGCTCGTCGCGGCGGGGGTGCCCGTCGAGGCGGCCGTCGTCGTGCTCGACGGCTCGCACGACTGGCTCACGCCGGCCCTCGCCGACTGCCCCGACACCTCGCGGCCGCGCGTCGTGACCCGCGTCAAGGCCGACCGCGACTGCGCGAGCGTCGCAGCGGCATCCGTGCTCGCGAAGGTGCACCGCGACCGCCTCATGATCGACGCCGACGGGGTACACCCGGGCTACGAGTGGACGAGCAACAAGGGCTACGCCTCGGCGACCCACTACGCCGCGATCGACCGGCTCGGCGCATCCGCTCTGCACCGCTGGAGCTGGCTCAAGCAGCCCGCCCTCTTCTGA
- a CDS encoding DUF2469 family protein — MDEDEFDDYDREMELSLYREYRDVVGQFKYVIETERRFYLANDVTLERHDTEHDFYFELTMNDVWVWDVYRADRFVKSVRVLTFKDVNVEVRGDKDLELPKELALDE; from the coding sequence ATGGACGAGGACGAGTTCGACGACTACGACCGCGAGATGGAGCTCTCGCTGTATCGCGAGTACCGCGATGTGGTGGGCCAGTTCAAGTACGTGATCGAGACGGAGCGGCGCTTCTACCTCGCCAACGACGTCACGCTCGAGCGGCACGACACCGAGCACGACTTCTACTTCGAGCTCACGATGAACGACGTGTGGGTGTGGGACGTGTACCGCGCCGACCGCTTCGTGAAGAGCGTTCGCGTGCTCACCTTCAAGGACGTCAACGTCGAGGTGCGCGGCGACAAGGACCTCGAGCTCCCCAAGGAGCTCGCGCTCGACGAGTAG
- a CDS encoding YchJ family protein: MSGDAACPCGSGRGYAECCGPLHAGAPALTAEALMRSRFSAFARGDAAYLTASWHPSTQPAEVDLDADVVWRRLQIVDTVAGGPDDAEGVVEFRASYRAPDGAGLLHERSRFTRVDGRWVYVDGDVS; encoded by the coding sequence GTGTCCGGCGACGCGGCCTGCCCGTGCGGCTCGGGCCGTGGCTATGCGGAGTGCTGCGGGCCCCTCCACGCGGGCGCGCCGGCCCTCACCGCCGAGGCGCTCATGCGCTCGCGGTTCTCGGCGTTCGCGCGCGGCGACGCCGCCTACCTGACAGCGTCGTGGCATCCGTCGACGCAGCCCGCCGAGGTCGACCTCGATGCGGATGTCGTGTGGCGGCGCCTGCAGATCGTCGACACGGTCGCGGGCGGGCCGGATGACGCGGAGGGCGTCGTGGAGTTCCGCGCCTCGTACCGTGCTCCGGATGGCGCGGGGCTCCTGCACGAGCGCTCGCGCTTCACGCGCGTCGACGGCCGCTGGGTCTACGTCGACGGCGACGTCAGCTGA
- a CDS encoding SCO4848 family membrane protein: MTVFAGILLLLNALVNVACWPTFLGRVARDVRARDERGRPTRFLRVHQVLVAIAMVLAAASAVAGVWLLVS; the protein is encoded by the coding sequence GTGACCGTCTTCGCCGGCATCCTGCTGCTGCTCAACGCCCTCGTCAACGTCGCGTGCTGGCCGACGTTCCTGGGGCGCGTCGCGCGCGACGTGCGCGCCCGCGACGAGCGGGGCCGCCCGACGCGTTTCCTGCGCGTGCACCAGGTGCTCGTCGCGATCGCGATGGTGCTCGCGGCTGCCTCCGCCGTCGCGGGGGTGTGGCTGCTCGTCAGCTGA
- a CDS encoding VOC family protein, with product MAGLTPYLMLPGTAREALTRYHEVFGGELTLNTFADFGRDDGPGELIAHGELSGPVSLFAADAVGDDATFRMRGGMFSLLGTAEPATLEAWFAALAEDGEVLEPLAARAWGDHDGQVRDRFGVHWLIGYQG from the coding sequence ATGGCCGGTCTGACCCCCTACCTCATGCTGCCCGGCACGGCGCGCGAGGCGCTCACGCGCTACCACGAGGTGTTCGGGGGAGAGCTCACGCTCAACACCTTCGCCGACTTCGGGCGCGACGACGGCCCGGGCGAGCTCATCGCCCACGGCGAGCTGAGCGGCCCCGTCTCCCTCTTCGCGGCGGATGCCGTGGGCGACGACGCCACCTTCCGGATGCGGGGCGGCATGTTCTCGCTGCTCGGCACCGCCGAGCCCGCGACGCTCGAGGCTTGGTTCGCGGCGCTCGCGGAGGACGGCGAGGTGCTCGAGCCCCTCGCCGCGCGCGCGTGGGGCGACCACGACGGCCAGGTGCGCGACCGCTTCGGCGTGCACTGGCTCATCGGCTACCAGGGCTGA
- a CDS encoding YraN family protein, with amino-acid sequence MAAKDELGRRGERLAERHLLSRGYRLVERNWRCRHGEIDLVVRDGDALVFVEVKTRTSTAFGHPFEAITPVKLARLRRLAGVWCEAHPRERGRIRIDAVAVLAPRGAEPRIEHLVGVF; translated from the coding sequence ATGGCGGCGAAGGACGAGCTCGGCAGACGCGGTGAACGGCTCGCGGAGAGGCATCTGCTCTCCCGCGGGTACCGGTTGGTGGAGAGGAACTGGCGGTGCCGCCACGGCGAGATCGACCTCGTCGTGCGCGACGGTGACGCGCTCGTCTTCGTCGAGGTGAAGACGCGCACCTCGACGGCCTTCGGGCATCCCTTCGAGGCGATCACGCCCGTGAAACTCGCCCGCCTGCGTCGGCTCGCGGGGGTGTGGTGTGAGGCGCACCCCCGCGAGCGCGGACGCATCCGCATCGACGCCGTCGCGGTGCTCGCGCCGCGCGGTGCCGAGCCGCGCATCGAGCATCTCGTGGGGGTGTTCTGA
- a CDS encoding YifB family Mg chelatase-like AAA ATPase, translating into MGVGRAHAVALLGLDGAPVEIEADTASGLPAFVLVGLPDAALGEAKARVRSAVGNSGFDFPGGRVTVNLSPASLPKTGSAFDLGIALAVLAAEGWVAPESVTGVVHLGELGLDGRLRPCRGILPMVLAAERAGFDTVLVPAGNADEASFVPGVRVVPVASLRDAAIWHGAEIDPVEVEPLLPAPASEAADDAGDLADVVGNRDAVEAVQVAAAGGHHMFLLGPPGAGKTMIASRLPGILPDLDDRAAIEVSSIRSLAGLPVGRSLATRPPLEAPHHSASPAAIVGGGSGVIRPGAAARAAHGILFLDEAPEFAPSALDCLRQPLESGVITISRAAATASFPARFQLVLAANPCPCGNAGVRDAECTCTPFVRRRYLGRLSGPLLDRVDIRLDVPRVTAAQLRVGADAPATTSEAARARVIEARARATRRLAGTPWRLNAHVSGSWLRAQGAPVPGSTAGLDRALERGALTMRGYDRVLRLAWTLADLDGVERPGLDQIGRALYLRKAAA; encoded by the coding sequence ATGGGGGTGGGGCGAGCCCACGCCGTCGCCCTGCTGGGCCTCGACGGCGCGCCCGTCGAGATCGAGGCCGACACCGCGAGCGGTCTGCCCGCGTTCGTGCTCGTCGGGCTCCCGGATGCGGCGCTCGGCGAGGCGAAGGCACGCGTGCGGTCGGCGGTCGGCAACAGCGGCTTCGACTTCCCGGGCGGTCGCGTCACGGTGAACCTGTCGCCGGCGTCCCTGCCGAAGACCGGATCGGCCTTCGACCTCGGCATCGCACTCGCGGTGCTCGCCGCGGAGGGCTGGGTCGCGCCCGAGTCCGTCACGGGCGTCGTGCACCTCGGCGAGCTGGGGCTCGACGGTCGTCTGCGGCCGTGCCGCGGCATCCTGCCGATGGTGCTCGCAGCCGAGCGGGCGGGCTTCGACACCGTGCTCGTGCCCGCGGGCAACGCCGACGAGGCCTCGTTCGTGCCCGGTGTGCGCGTCGTGCCCGTCGCGAGCCTGCGCGACGCCGCCATCTGGCACGGCGCCGAGATCGACCCCGTCGAGGTCGAGCCGCTGCTCCCGGCACCCGCGTCCGAGGCTGCCGACGACGCGGGCGACCTCGCCGACGTCGTCGGAAACCGGGATGCCGTCGAGGCCGTGCAGGTCGCCGCGGCGGGCGGACACCACATGTTCCTGCTCGGGCCGCCCGGCGCGGGCAAGACGATGATCGCGTCGCGGCTGCCGGGCATCCTGCCCGACCTCGACGACCGCGCCGCGATCGAGGTGAGTTCGATCCGCTCGCTCGCGGGGCTCCCCGTCGGGCGCTCGCTCGCGACGCGGCCGCCGCTCGAGGCTCCGCACCACTCCGCATCGCCCGCGGCGATCGTGGGCGGCGGCAGCGGCGTCATCCGGCCGGGCGCGGCGGCGCGGGCCGCCCACGGCATCCTCTTCCTCGACGAGGCGCCCGAGTTCGCGCCCTCCGCCCTCGACTGCCTGCGCCAGCCCCTCGAGTCGGGCGTCATCACGATCTCGCGCGCCGCCGCGACCGCGAGCTTCCCCGCCCGCTTCCAGCTCGTGCTCGCCGCCAACCCGTGCCCGTGCGGCAACGCGGGTGTGCGCGACGCCGAGTGCACGTGCACGCCGTTCGTGCGCCGCCGCTACCTCGGGCGGCTCTCGGGCCCCCTGCTCGACCGGGTCGACATCCGGCTCGACGTGCCGCGCGTCACGGCCGCTCAGCTGCGGGTGGGAGCGGATGCGCCCGCCACGACGAGCGAGGCGGCTCGCGCCCGCGTGATCGAGGCGCGCGCCCGTGCCACCCGGCGGCTCGCGGGCACGCCGTGGCGGCTCAACGCGCACGTCTCCGGCAGCTGGCTGCGTGCGCAGGGCGCGCCCGTGCCGGGCTCGACCGCAGGGCTCGACCGCGCGCTCGAACGCGGGGCGCTTACGATGCGCGGCTACGACCGCGTGCTCCGTCTCGCCTGGACCCTCGCCGACCTTGACGGCGTCGAACGTCCCGGGCTCGACCAGATCGGTCGTGCCCTCTACCTCCGGAAGGCCGCCGCATGA
- the dprA gene encoding DNA-processing protein DprA: protein MTILGIADATVASLVRPVTDPAHDRDAVAERFARATWTGIAEPGDRVAGIVVAALGAEAALAALIDDREGGVLRHALADHDTELDDDELDQAVARWTPRISKADALLSFRQAARFAVSLVVPGDPDWPERLDDLAAFAPLALWMRGDRGRLPSLERGVAIVGARAATGYGEHVTVELAAGLADRGYTIVSGAAYGVDGAAHRSALASGADTIAFLAGGLDRFYPSGHEGLLSRIIERGVAISEVPCGVAPTKWRFLQRNRLIAASSLATVVVEAGARSGSLNTAGHAAALGRPLGAVPGPITSAASAGCHRLLREYDAVCVTSAAEIAELAPLPDAPEPDAPGDARLASGRGAPETVEGAEARGRPAADPAGTRIRLLDALAPRSARTPEQLATLSGLAVDRVRAELGLLALEGIVKERGAGWVKVT, encoded by the coding sequence ATGACCATCCTCGGAATCGCCGACGCGACCGTCGCGTCGCTCGTGCGACCCGTCACCGACCCCGCCCACGATCGCGACGCCGTCGCCGAGCGCTTCGCCCGCGCCACCTGGACGGGCATCGCCGAACCGGGCGACCGGGTCGCGGGCATCGTCGTCGCCGCGCTCGGGGCGGAGGCCGCGCTCGCGGCCCTCATCGACGACAGGGAGGGCGGGGTGCTGCGACACGCGCTCGCCGACCACGACACCGAGCTCGACGACGACGAGCTCGACCAGGCCGTCGCACGGTGGACGCCGCGCATCTCGAAAGCCGACGCGCTGCTCTCCTTCCGACAGGCCGCGCGCTTCGCCGTGTCCCTGGTCGTGCCGGGCGACCCCGACTGGCCCGAGCGCCTCGACGACCTCGCGGCGTTCGCGCCCCTCGCCCTGTGGATGCGGGGGGATCGCGGGCGGCTGCCTTCGCTCGAACGGGGAGTCGCCATCGTCGGCGCGCGTGCCGCCACCGGCTACGGCGAGCACGTCACGGTCGAGCTCGCCGCGGGCCTCGCCGACCGCGGATACACGATCGTCTCGGGCGCCGCCTACGGCGTCGACGGTGCCGCCCACCGTTCGGCGCTCGCGAGCGGCGCCGACACCATCGCCTTCCTCGCAGGCGGGCTCGACCGCTTCTACCCGTCGGGCCACGAGGGCCTGCTCTCGCGCATCATCGAGCGCGGTGTCGCCATCTCCGAGGTGCCGTGCGGGGTCGCACCCACCAAATGGAGGTTCCTGCAGCGCAACAGGCTCATCGCGGCCTCGAGCCTCGCGACGGTCGTCGTCGAGGCGGGCGCCCGCTCGGGCTCTCTCAACACGGCGGGCCACGCCGCGGCACTCGGCCGCCCGCTCGGGGCGGTACCCGGTCCCATCACGAGCGCCGCATCCGCGGGATGCCACCGGCTGCTGCGCGAGTACGACGCGGTCTGCGTCACGAGCGCCGCCGAGATCGCCGAGCTCGCGCCGCTGCCCGATGCGCCCGAGCCCGACGCGCCCGGCGACGCGCGGCTCGCATCCGGCCGGGGCGCGCCCGAGACCGTCGAGGGGGCGGAGGCCCGGGGCCGCCCGGCCGCGGACCCCGCGGGTACCCGCATCCGCCTCCTCGACGCCCTCGCCCCGCGCAGCGCCCGCACGCCCGAGCAACTCGCGACGCTCTCGGGGCTCGCCGTCGACCGCGTGCGCGCCGAGCTCGGGCTGCTCGCGCTCGAGGGCATCGTCAAGGAACGGGGAGCGGGGTGGGTGAAGGTCACGTAG
- a CDS encoding phosphodiesterase — protein MVQLGQHAPPIHVIAHVSDTHLLGGRRPLYGAVDTDATVARAFAQLERSGMRPEAIVITGDLTDLGEPDAYERLKGLVEPPAERMGSRVIWVMGNHDERGPFAEILLGEPITTKPQDRVYDVNGLRIIALDTTVPGYHHGDLEPEQLEWLRAELATPAPHGTLIALHHPPIPTPVELMAILELDHQAELADVIRGTDVRAVLAGHLHYSTTGTFAGVPVSVAAATCYTIDSSAEPGSLAGIDGGQTFNLVHVYDDQVVHSIVPITDAPRVAGFSGAFLDALTAMTHEERREAFSNKRSTFNLEDHLRSSGAAPAE, from the coding sequence ATGGTCCAGCTCGGGCAGCACGCACCGCCGATCCACGTCATCGCCCACGTGAGCGACACGCACCTGCTCGGCGGGCGACGACCGCTCTACGGCGCGGTCGACACGGATGCCACGGTCGCCCGCGCGTTCGCGCAGCTCGAGCGCAGCGGCATGCGCCCCGAGGCCATCGTCATCACGGGCGACCTCACCGACCTCGGCGAGCCCGACGCGTACGAGCGGCTCAAAGGTCTCGTCGAGCCACCGGCCGAGCGGATGGGGTCGCGCGTCATCTGGGTCATGGGCAACCACGACGAGCGCGGGCCCTTCGCCGAGATCCTGCTCGGCGAACCGATCACGACCAAGCCGCAGGACCGCGTCTACGACGTGAACGGCCTCCGCATCATCGCCCTCGACACGACCGTGCCTGGCTACCATCACGGCGACCTCGAGCCCGAACAGCTCGAGTGGCTGCGCGCCGAGCTCGCCACCCCCGCGCCGCACGGAACCCTCATCGCCCTGCACCACCCGCCCATCCCGACCCCCGTCGAGCTCATGGCGATCCTCGAGCTCGACCACCAGGCCGAGCTCGCCGACGTCATCCGCGGCACCGACGTGCGCGCCGTGCTCGCGGGCCACCTGCACTACTCGACCACCGGCACCTTCGCGGGCGTCCCGGTCTCGGTCGCCGCAGCCACCTGCTACACGATCGACTCGAGCGCCGAGCCCGGCAGCCTCGCCGGCATCGACGGCGGGCAGACCTTCAACCTCGTGCACGTCTACGACGACCAGGTCGTGCACTCCATCGTGCCCATCACCGACGCCCCCCGCGTCGCCGGCTTCTCGGGCGCCTTCCTCGACGCGCTCACCGCCATGACGCATGAGGAACGCCGAGAGGCGTTCTCCAACAAGCGGTCCACCTTCAACCTCGAAGACCACCTCCGCTCGAGCGGCGCCGCGCCCGCCGAATAG